In a single window of the Balearica regulorum gibbericeps isolate bBalReg1 chromosome 7, bBalReg1.pri, whole genome shotgun sequence genome:
- the BLOC1S2 gene encoding biogenesis of lysosome-related organelles complex 1 subunit 2 isoform X2 yields the protein MFNKMAIYLTGELTATSEDYKLLENMNKLTSLKYLEMKDIAINISRNLKDLNQKYAALQPYLEQINLIEEQVAALEQAAYKLDAYSKKLESKYKKLEKR from the exons ATGTTCAACAAAATGGCCATTTATTTAACAGGTGAACTGACAG CCACCAGTGAAGACTACAAACTCTTGGAAAACATGAATAAGCTGACTAGCTTGAAGTACCTGGAAATGAAAGATATTGCTATTAACATCAGTAGAAATCTGAAGGATTTAAATCAAAAAT aTGCTGCTCTTCAGCCATATCTGGAACAAATCAACCTCATTGAGGAACAGGTTGCAGCTCTGGAGCAGGCAGCTTATAAATTGGATGCATATTCCAAAAAACTTG aatCCAAGTACAAAAAACTGGAGAAACGATGA
- the LOC104629373 gene encoding cytochrome P450 2H1 — protein MELLGMTTIFLLVCISCLLLFATWRSISQKQKQPPGPVTVPIVGSLLHLNPWNLPESLKKLSKKYGPVFTIHLGLQKIVVLYGYDVVKEALIDQADDFSGRGNLPLIKKLFQGTGIVTSNGETWKQLRRFALSTLRDFGMGKKSIEERIQEEAHFLVERIRNTHEQPFNPGNFLVHAVSNIICSIVFGDRFDYEDKKFLTLIELLDENNKLQNSIQTQLYNFFPTLMDYLPGPHQKMIKNVEKVDQFTLEIIAEHQKTRDPSCPRDFIDAFLNKMEQEKGDGHSKFTIETLSRTTLDLFLAGTGTTSITLRHGFLILQKYPETVEKIQMEIDCVIGRDRSPCMADRSQMPYTDAVVHEIQRFIDFLPFNVPHTVMKDTKFRDYFIPKDTIIFPMLTSVLHDSKEFPNPEKFDPGHFLNANGTFKKSDYFMPFSAGKRICAGEGLARMELFIFLTAILQNFTLKPVVDQKDIDISPIPSTLANMPRPYEVSFIPR, from the exons ATGGAGCTCCTGGGAATGACCACTATTTTTTTGCTGGTCTGCATCTCGTGCCTTCTTCTCTTTGCCACATGGAGAAGCATATCTCAAAAACAGAAGCAGCCTCCTGGTCCTGTCACAGTCCCCATTGTTGGAAGCCTACTCCATCTGAACCCGTGGAACTTGCCTGAAAGCCTGAAGAAG CTCAGCAAGAAGTATGGTCCTGTCTTCACAATACATTTAGGCCTACAAAAGATTGTGGTGCTGTATGGCTATGATGTTGTGAAAGAAGCTCTAATTGATCAGGCAGATGACTTCAGTGGAAGAGGCAATCTACCACTGATTAAAAAACTCTTCCAAGGCACAG GCATTGTGACCAGCAATGGAGAGACCTGGAAGCAGCTCCGACGATTTGCACTCTCCACCCTGCGGGAttttgggatggggaagaagagCATCGAGGAGCGAATCCAGGAGGAAGCTCATTTTCTGGTGGAGAGGATCAGGAACACACATG aGCAACCCTTCAATCCTGGCAACTTCCTAGTCCACGCTGTTTCCAACATCATCTGCTCCATCGTCTTTGGGGATCGGTTTGACTATGAGGACAAGAAATTTCTGACTTTAATTGAGTTGCTAGATGAAAACAACAAGCTCCAGAACTCTATACAAACACAA CTCTACAATTTCTTCCCAACTCTCATGGACTACTTACCTGGGCCTCACCAAAAAATGatcaaaaatgttgaaaaagtTGATCAATTTACTTTAGAAATCATAGCAGAACACCAGAAAACCCGGGATCCCTCTTGTCCTCGTGATTTTATTGATGCTTTCCTTAACAAAATGGAACAG GAAAAAGGGGATGGTCACTCAAAATTCACCATTGAGACCTTGAGCAGAACCACGCTCGACTTGTTCCTTGCAGGAACAGGGACCACCAGCATCACACTGAGACATGGATTTCTGATTCTCCAGAAATACCCAGAGACAGTAg aaaaaattcaaatgGAGATTGACTGTGTGATTGGCCGAGACCGAAGCCCCTGCATGGCAGATCGGAGCCAGATGCCCTACACAGATGCTGTGGTCCATGAAATCCAGAGATTCATTGATTTCCTTCCATTTAATGTCCCACATACTGTGATGAAAGACACCAAGTTCAGAGACTATTTTATCCCCAAG GACACTATCATATTCCCTATGCTGACTTCTGTCCTACATGATAGCAAGGAATTTCCAAATCCAGAAAAATTTGACCCAGGACATTTCCTGAATGCAAATGGTACCTTTAAAAAGAGTGACTACTTCATGCCATTTTCTGCAG GAAAACGCATCTGTGCAGGAGAAGGTCTGGCCCGGATGGAgctattcatatttttaacagcCATCCTGCAGAACTTTACTTTGAAACCTGTTGTGGATCAGAAGGACATTGACATTTCCCCAATACCCAGCACCCTGGCAAATATGCCCCGACCTTATGAGGTGTCTTTTATTCCACGTTAG
- the BLOC1S2 gene encoding biogenesis of lysosome-related organelles complex 1 subunit 2 isoform X1 yields the protein MATAAEGLPEAGSQPSKQDPAVETAEEAKEPAEADINELCKDMFNKMAIYLTGELTATSEDYKLLENMNKLTSLKYLEMKDIAINISRNLKDLNQKYAALQPYLEQINLIEEQVAALEQAAYKLDAYSKKLESKYKKLEKR from the exons ATGGCGACCGCGGCGGAGGGGCTGCCCGAGGCCGGCTCGCAGCCCTCCAAGC AGGATCCTGCTGTTgaaacagcagaggaagctAAGGAACCAGCAGAAGCAGACATCAATGAGCTCTGTAAAGACATGTTCAACAAAATGGCCATTTATTTAACAGGTGAACTGACAG CCACCAGTGAAGACTACAAACTCTTGGAAAACATGAATAAGCTGACTAGCTTGAAGTACCTGGAAATGAAAGATATTGCTATTAACATCAGTAGAAATCTGAAGGATTTAAATCAAAAAT aTGCTGCTCTTCAGCCATATCTGGAACAAATCAACCTCATTGAGGAACAGGTTGCAGCTCTGGAGCAGGCAGCTTATAAATTGGATGCATATTCCAAAAAACTTG aatCCAAGTACAAAAAACTGGAGAAACGATGA